Proteins co-encoded in one Brassica rapa cultivar Chiifu-401-42 chromosome A02, CAAS_Brap_v3.01, whole genome shotgun sequence genomic window:
- the LOC103854223 gene encoding LOB domain-containing protein 25 yields MASSYSNYINSPCAACKFLRRRCTSDCVFAPYFPPDEPTKFANVHRIFGASNVSKILHEVAPHQREDTVNSLAYEAEARLNDPVYGCVGAISVLQRQVLKLQRELEETNADLMRYASSLGGEMTSNYGGHRG; encoded by the coding sequence ATGGCATCATCGTATTCAAACTACATAAACTCACCGTGCGCGGCATGCAAATTCCTCCGGCGGAGATGCACATCAGACTGCGTGTTCGCGCCATACTTTCCTCCAGACGAACCTACAAAGTTTGCGAACGTCCACCGTATCTTCGGGGCAAGCAACGTGAGCAAGATTCTCCACGAGGTGGCGCCACATCAACGAGAAGACACGGTGAACTCGCTGGCTTACGAGGCCGAGGCACGGCTAAATGATCCAGTGTACGGCTGCGTTGGGGCCATCTCGGTGCTCCAAAGACAGGTCTTGAAGCTGCAAAGGGAACTGGAGGAGACAAATGCTGATCTCATGAGGTACGCTAGTTCTCTTGGCGGTGAAATGACGTCGAATTATGGAGGACATAGAGGTTGA